In Fusarium oxysporum Fo47 chromosome XI, complete sequence, the following are encoded in one genomic region:
- a CDS encoding RTA1 like protein-domain-containing protein, with the protein MVNYYRYEPSLPASIIFIVIFALSSALHLFQIIKTRTWFFLPFLVGSIFETVGFIGRAIGAEQAPDYTFGPYVLQTLLLLLGPTCYAASIYMILGRYIRQLKGEQFSLIRPSWLTKIFLLGDVISIALQGIGGGKLVNADTPDDRTKGEDIIIGGLIVQVLFFGLFIAVTGLFHFRFARQSTAQPFIWQRLLVVIYVASALILIRSLFRMIEYIEGHDGELQSKEVYVLVLDAVPMTIASVSLNIFHPSKYMKSARKSLNDSDSEVGLSDPQGHSLGTMVSRRQEV; encoded by the exons ATGGTGAACTATTATCGCTACGAACCCTCTCTTCCCGCATCGATTAttttcatcgtcatcttcgcACTCTCATCTGCCCTTCACCTCTtccaaatcatcaagacaaGGACATGGTTCTTCTTACCATTCTTAGTTGGATCAATCT TTGAAACTGTCGGCTTCATCGGCCGTGCGATTGGCGCTGAGCAAGCACCAGATTATACGTTTGGTCCTTATGTCCTACAGACTCTACTCCTGCTTCTCGGACCCACTTGCTATGCAGCGTCCATTTACATGATCCTGGGGCGCTACATCCGACAATTGAAAGGGGAGCAGTTTTCACTGATCAGGCCGAGTTGGTTGACCAAGATCTTTCTGCTTGGCGATGTGATCTCTATTGCTCTGCAAGGGATTG GTGGTGGAAAGCTCGTGAATGCTGATACCCCAGACGATAGAACGAAAGGAGAGgacatcatcatcggcggctTAATAGTCCAGGTCCTGTTCTTTGGTCTGTTCATAGCTGTAACGGGGCTGTTTCACTTCCGATTTGCTAGGCAATCTACAGCACAACCATTCATCTGGCAGAGACTCTTAGTGGTAATCTACGTGGCAAGCGCCCTCATCCTTATCAGATCGCTCTTCCGTATGATTGAGTACATTGAGGGGCATGACGGAGAGCTCCAGTCCAAAGAGGTGTACGTCCTTGTCCTCGATGCCGTTCCAATGACCATTGCCAGCGTTAGtctcaacatcttccatcCTTCGAAGTACATGAAAAGCGCGAGAAAATCCCTCAACGATTCGGATAGCGAGGTCGGATTGAGTGACCCGCAGGGCCACTCGTTGGGAACCATGGTGAGCAGAAGGCAAGAGGTTTAG
- a CDS encoding major facilitator superfamily domain-containing protein, producing MSNTEILVVSSQIESHELHAWPSSSSRVTISEHAIQTPETGIPTENEQEISQLAPVDGGIAAWRLLGAAFVFETLLWGFPLSFGVFQDYYSRIPAFSSSPYIGVVGTIASGLGYIGAPFIMPFIQKHQRWRRQMIWVGWPICIGGLVAGSFANTLETLILTQGVAYGIGFLILYYPILMMVNEYWIARRGMAYGLLCGASGVSGAVMPFVVQALLSTYGYQTTLRAVAVGLAVLTGPLIPFLDGRLPPSAHVNTPKTNWSFFKSPLFWLYSVSNLFQGFGYFFPSLYLPSFATSLDLGERSGPILLAVMSVSQVAGQFVFGYLSDRKLPLDVLACSSTLVAAVTTLTMWRLADSFPILIGFTILYGFFGAGFTAIWARMSTTITDDVTAAPIVFGLLNFSKGVGNVLTGSIGGLLVYNSSSLQHSSAAESLIPSSYRWVIIFTGSCMFASTSAIFFRHVRRLFGRIVLLGTELLRK from the exons ATGAGTAACACGGAGATCTTGGTAGTATCCAGCCAAATCGAGTCCCACGAGCTCCACGCCtggccatcatcatcatcgcgaGTAACAATCTCTGAACATGCCATTCAAACGCCCGAGACGGGGATACCTACTGAAAATGAGCAAGAGATATCTCAACTAGCCCCTGTAGATGGGGGCATTGCAGCGTGGCGACTCCTCGGCGCAGCATTCGTATTTGAGACTCTGCTATGGG GGTTTCCCTTGTCCTTTGGTGTGTTCCAGGACTACTACTCGAGGATCCCAGCTTTTTCCAGCAGTCCGTACATCGGTGTTGTCGGCACAATAGCCTCTGGCCTCGGCTATATAGGAGCCCCGTTCATCATGCCATTTATCCAGAAACACCAAAGATGGCGACGGCAAATGATCTGGGTTGGTT GGCCTATTTGTATCGGCGGACTCGTGGCTGGTTCCTTTGCGAACACGCTCGAGACTCTTATCCTCACGCAAGGTGTCGCTTATGGTATCGGGTTTCTGATCCTTTACTACCCTATTCTCATGATGGTCAATGAGTACTGGATAGCTCGTCGCGGAATGGCTTACGGATTACTCTGTGGTGCGTCTGGTGTTTCTGGTGCTGTAATGCCGTTTGTCGTGCAGGCTCTCTTGTCGACTTACGGCTATCAGACGACACTCcgtgctgttgctgttggccTAGCGGTTTTGACAGGGCCTCTGATTCCATTTCTTGACGGTCGCTTACCACCCTCCGCGCACGTCAACACGCCCAAGACGAACTGGTCCTTCTTCAAAAGCCCTCTTTTCTGGCTATACTCTGTATCCAACCTATTCCAGGGCTTTGGATACTTCTTCCCCTCGTTGTACCTCCCGTCTTTCGCGACGTCCCTTGACCTCGGCGAAAGGTCTGGGCCTATACTTCTCGCCGTCATGAGCGTATCCCAGGTTGCAGGACAATTTGTCTTCGGCTATCTCTCAGACCGGAAGCTACCacttgatgttcttgctTGTAGCTCTACCCTCGTCGCTGCCGTCACGACTCTCACTATGTGGAGACTGGCAGACTCTTTTCCTATCCTGATCGGCTTCACCATCCTGTATGGCTTCTTTGGGGCCGGCTTCACTGCTATCTGGGCGAGGATGAGCACGACTATCACGGATGACGTGACCGCTGCCCCCATTGTCTTTGGGCTACTTAACTTTAGCAAAGGTGTTGGCAACGTGCTTACGGGTTCTATTGGTGGTCTACTGGTTTACAACAGCAGCTCCCTACAGCACTCGTCTGCTGCTGAGTCTCTGATCCCGTCGTCATATCGCTGGGTCATTATCTTTACTGGGTCCTGCATGTTCGCGAGCACGTCTGCCATTTTCTTTCGACATGTAAGACGGCTATTTGGAAGGATTGTTTTGCTTGGTACCGAGCTTCTTAGAAAATAG
- a CDS encoding alkaline-phosphatase-like protein, whose protein sequence is MVKLAVAGFGEAAREVVKAILAEGHHEITVLSRKDAPSNLLPDLKWTKVNYEDKKQLAKALKGMHTVLSFIVTHLDIGCVAQINLIDTCVEVGVKRFSPSEWAMIDLNGSQFYANKIQIRRYLENLNKPKKVLEYSMFFPGVFMNYLAPPEKMGADLSYIKPFIDFEYCRAILPEQTDITVSFSTIQDLGRVVAKALDYESEWPVLGGIAASKTSISDLLQLGERIRGKPFSIERIKQSDLEADKFTTSWAPEFNHPTIAVDTRKAVSKRYLRFAMLGLAKGAWDIPDVWNQLLPEVEFTKLEDFLQATWDKADHKSRVTGSVRRIHLEDTILLDRIRFDSHLHWSIWNPHLPVGLYEPIQPFTRPRSNLSSSARNTEFLKKTPNINEYSWASNHEQSPAGAAFYISQLECLDSQGLHANWVSGSLLQGLIANLPIKKNEEYSSTGKWHEYTYYYKEMRGQRVVTTPSADEFFKSHHLAGFSACWYKLPRLARSGSDYRESPGPTTRIIPSLYWLTVMCMPLLIPKLYNDQDAFTKHPPPSASKHFRLYLIMIFRPSLLCSMLVTLAVGQKSKPNIIFILTDDQDVHMQSMDYMPLLKKYIADEGTLYQRHYCTTAICCPARVSILTGKLAHNTNVTDLILPYGGYPKFVQEGLNSNYLPIWLQDGGYNTYYTGKLFNAHTVDNYNDPHPAGWTSSDFLLDPFTYSYWNATWQRDSEPPISHEGTYNTDDLAEKTINYIREAHAAGKPFFLTSAPIVPHNEAVVPEMPDIWTSTPDDPALRPRLLPPQPAKRHEHLFLDVKVPRTPNFNPDKPSGVNGVARLPKLNQTSLDYNDNYFRLRLQSLQAVDEMVERVVLELESLGIADDTYIIYTTDNGYHIGQHRLQPGKTCGFETDINVPLLIRGPGVPKSKVTDAVTSHTDLAPTILRMAGIKARPDFDGLSVPLSRNEINQGAKASAEHLGIEFWGILGDESWHSEFTKAVDTYKLNNLLPSGPNGTGMPIESYAKSKVKVEGRPLLTIISRLDAIMAVMKSCKGTTCTNPWKVLHPKGDVKNLRDALKTRHDAFYLESAKENSVSFSMCAGGYLASNESPQQPSIYGRDGGWSILT, encoded by the exons ATGGTGAAGCTCGCTGTCGCTGGTTTCGGCG AGGCCGCCCGCGAGGTCGTCAAGGCTATTCTTGCAGAAGGTCACCACGAAATCACGGTTCTTTCTCGAAAA GATGCTCCCTCTAACCTCTTGCCCGACTTGAAATGGACCAAGGTAAACTATGAGGACAAGAAACAACTTGCTAAAGCCTTGAAAGGCATGCATACTGTTCTCTCGTTCATTGTTACTCATCTGGATATAGGATGCGTTGCCCAGATTAACCTTATTGACACCTGCGTCGAGGTTGGCGTCAAGAGGTTTTCCCCGAGCGAGTGGGCCAT GATTGACCTCAATGGAAGCCAATTTTACGCCAACAAGATACAGATCCGCCGCTATCTGGAGAACTTGAATAAGCCCAAGAAG GTTCTCGAATACAGTATGTTCTTCCCAGGAGTATTTATGAATTACCTCGCACCTCCTGAGAAAATGGGCGCGGATCTTTCCTATATAAAGCCATTCATCGATTTCGAGTATTGTCGTGCTATTCTTCCGGAACAGACAGATATAACTGTCTCGTTCTCGACCATTCAAGATCTCGGAAGGGTTGTTGCAAAGGCCCTGGATTACGAGAGCGAGTGGCCTGTCCTAGGCGGGATCGCAGCCAGCAAGACGAGCATCTCTGACCTTCTCCAACTTGGTGAAAGAATTCGAG GCAAACCATTCAGCATCGAAAGGATTAAACAGAGCGATCTCGAGGCCGACAAGTTCACTACATCATGGGCCCCTGAATTCAACCACCCGACAATTGCCGTCGATACCCGGAAGGCTGTGTCAAAGCGCTATCTTAGATTTGCCATGTTAGGTCTTGCCAAAGGAGCGTGGGATATTCCTGACGTGTGGAACCAGCTGCTGCCAGAAGTCGAGTTCACTAAACTTGAAGATTTCTTGCAAGCTACGTGGGACAAGGCCGA TCATAAATCCCGAGTTACAGGCTCAGTTCGTCGAATCCATCTTGAAGATACAATCCTGCTGGATCGCATCCGTTTTGACTCCCATCTTCACTGGAGTATCTGGaatcctcatcttccagtGGGGTTATACGAGCCAATTCAACCCTTCACGAGACCGAGGAGCAATTTGAGCTCCTCAGCAAGAAATACGGAGTTCTTGAAAAAGACTCCGAACATCAATGAGTACTCCTGGGCAAGTAACCACGAGCAGAGTCCAGCAGGGGCTGCCTTTTACATCTCCCAACTTGAGTGTCTTGACTCCCAGGGTCTGCATGCCAACTGGGTTTCTGGCTCTCTGCTCCAGGGCCTTATAGCCAATCTTCCCATcaagaagaatgaagagTACTCGTCAACAGGCAAATGGCATGAGTATACCTACTATTACAAAGAGATGCGCGGACAGCGTGTTGTTACTACTCCATCAGCCGATGAGTTCTTCAAG TCACATCACCTGGCCGGATTCTCGGCATGCTGGTATAAGTTGCCGCGTCTAGCTCGATCTGGAAGTGACTATCGAGAGTCGCCAGGCCCGACAACCCGAATCATCCCATCGCTGTATTGGTTG ACGGTGATGTGTATGCCGTTGTTGATTCCAAAGTTATATAACGATCAGGATGCCTTCACGAaacatcctcctccatcaGCAAGCAAACACTTCAGATTATATCTCATCATGATTTTCCGTCCCTCCCTCCTGTGCAGCATGCTTGTCACGTTGGCTGTCGGCCAAAAGAGCAAGCCAAACATCATATTCATTTTAACTGATGACCAGGACGTCCACATGCAATCAATGGACTACATGCCACTCCTGAAGAAGTACATCGCGGATGAAGGAACTCTGTATCAACGCCACTATTG TACCACAGCCATCTGCTGTCCTGCTCGCGTCAGTATCTTGACAGGCAAATTGGCACACAACACCAATGTCACCGACTTAATTTTGCCCTATG GTGGATACCCAAAGTTCGTCCAGGAGGGCCTTAACAGCAATTACTTGCCTATTTGGCTTCAGGATGGAGGTTATAATACCTACTATACGGGCAAATTATTCAATGCGCATACCGTCGATAACTATAATGACCCTCACCCTGCAGGATGGACTTCTTCTGACTTCCTCCTGGACCCTTTCACGTATAGCTACTGGAACGCCACTTGGCAAAGGGACTCCGAGCCCCCTATTAGCCACGAGGGAACATACAACACTGACGATCTGGCCGAGAAGACTATCAACTACATACGTGAGGCACATGCGGCAGGCAAACCATTCTTCCTGACCAGTGCTCCCATCGTGCCTCATAACGAGGCCGTTGTACCCGAGATGCCAGATATATGGACCAGTACCCCTGATGATCCCGCTCTTCGGCCTCGGCTTTTGCCGCCTCAACCAGCCAAGCGTCACGAGCACCTGTTCCTAGATGTCAAAGTTCCAAGGACTCCCAACTTTAATCCTGATAAG CCTAGTGGTGTCAACGGCGTTGCCCGCCTTCCCAAGCTCAACCAGACCAGTCTTGACTATAACGACAACTATTTCCGCCTGCGTTTGCAGTCACTCCAAGCAGTCGACGAGATGGTTGAGAGGGTCGTTCTTGAACTCGAATCTCTTGGTATTGCAGACGACACCTACATCATTTACACGACGGACAACGGCTATCATATCGGCCAGCATCGCCTTCAGCCCGGAAAGACATGTGGTTTTGAGACGGATATCAACGTCCCCCTCTTGATCCGAGGACCTGGAGTCCCCAAGTCCAAGGTCACTGATGCTGTAACGAGCCACACGGACCTAGCGCCCACCATCTTGCGCATGGCTGGTATCAAGGCGAGACCCGATTTCGATGGCTTGTCGGTTCCGCTTTCACGGAATGAAATTAACCAAGGGGCTAAAGCAAGCGCCGAACATCTAGGAATTGAATTCTGGGGTATCTTGGGTGACGAAAGTTGGCACAGTGAATTTACCAAAGCA GTTGACACTTACAAACTTAACAATCTTCTGCCCTCGGGTCCCAACGGTACTGGAATGCCCATCGAGTCATATGCTAAATCAAAGGTTAAAGTCGAAGGGCGACCTCTCCTCACTATCATCAGCCGCCTGGATGCGATCATGGCTGTCATGAAGTCGTGCAAAGGAACGACATGCACCAACCCATGGAAGGTCCTGCATCCGAAGGGGGACGTGAAGAATTTGCGTGACGCGTTGAAGACCAGGCATGATGCCTTTTACTTGGAATCTGCGAAAGAAAACTCGGTCAGCTTCTCCATGTGCGCCGGTGGGTATCTAGCATCCAACGAAAgccctcagcagccttccATTTACGGGAGAGATGGCGGCTGGAGCATCCTCACCTAG
- a CDS encoding major facilitator superfamily domain-containing protein → MYAMEDEVFSVYGLWSKRLMIVSVSLFALLGTMATSMYYPALPTVASDLGVSITDANLSVTTFMILQGIAPTFVGSFSDSSGRRLAYIACFTIFLIANIVLALQNTYAGLLALRCVQSAGAGGLIPLASGVIADIVEPAERGSYMAWATVAPVLGPALAPVLGGVLTRYLGWHSIFWFLAIACIVLGVLFLFFFPETNRKLVGNGSCVPPSLSQPFYFFYTQKSRQQQGDSVKRKPISFPNPFSILKVMLDKEGAVVLAGNGVINIVIAGVNTGLPPLMKSLYGLSEVQTSLCFLAFGVGSAVCTVITGRLMDRAYRNTAAKHNIPLKLARRDPNMPVEHARLQVTWPHIAAAITSLVGYGWTLNKPTHLAGPMVLLFVIGYTSTAVAQALNALMVDLFPQDAATASAANNLIRCGLGAAITAAIQPLTDAVEPGWTYTICAGFLLIIVPFFIALTRFGPGWRAGRMKRDTTDQGEGRNIVQVIESREAKAA, encoded by the exons ATGTATGCCATGGAAGACGAAGTCTTCTCCGTCTACGGTCTCTGGTCGAAGCGCCTGATGATAGTATCTGTGTCGCTATTCGCACTCCTCGGCACCATGGCCACTAGCATGTACTATCCCGCCCTACCCACCGTAGCTAGCGATCTTGGCGTATCTATCACAGACGCCAACCTATCAGTAACAACCTTTATG ATCCTTCAAGGCATCGCTCCCACTTTTGTCGGCAGTTTCTCAGACTCCAGTGGCCGCCGCCTCGCTTACATCGCGTGTTTCACGATTTTTCTCATCGCCAATATTGTCCTGGCACTACAGAACACTTACGCTGGATTGCTTGCGCTGCGATGTGTTCAAAgtgctggcgctggtggaTTGATTCCTCTCGCCAGTGGTGTTATTGCAGATATTGTCGAGCCGGCTGAGCGAGGTTCCTATATGGCCTGGGCTACCGTTGCTCCTGTTCTTGGTCCTGCTCTGGCACCTGTGCTAGGGGGCGTCTTGACTCGGTATCTTGGGTGGCATTCCATTTTTTGGTTTCTGGCTATTGCATGCATCGTGCTTGGAGtcttgtttctcttcttctttcccgAGACTAACCGTAAGCTTGTTGGCAATGGATCGTGTGTGCCGCCGAGTCTCAGTCAACCGTTCTACTTCTTCTACACGCAGAAGAGCAGACAGCAGCAGGGAGATTCTGTGAAGCGGAAGCCTATTTCCTTTCCCAACCCCTTCTCTATCTTAAAGGTCATGCTGGATAAGGAGGGGGCAGTGGTCCTTGCGGGCAATGGCGTCATCAACATAGTGATTGCTGGCGTCAATACTGGGCTTCCGCCGCTTATGAAAAGTCTGTATGGTCTTTCTGAGGTGCAAACATCACTTTGCTTCCTGGCCTTTGGTGTTGGTAGTGCTGTCTGCACTGTCATCACAGGCCGACTCATGGACAGGGCCTACCGGAACACAGCTGCTAAGCATAACATCCCACTTAAACTCGCCCGTCGCGACCCCAATATGCCCGTAGAGCACGCCCGCCTACAAGTTACATGGCCACACATCGCCGCCGCTATTACGAGTCTTGTTGGGTATGGATGGACGCTCAACAAACCCACCCATCTAGCTGGGCCAATGGTGCTCCTCTTCGTCATTGGCTATACTTCCACCGCCGTGGCGCAAGCTCTGAACGCTCTTATGGTAGATCTCTTCCCGCAAGACGCAGCTACCGCAAGTGCGGCCAACAACTTGATACGCTGCGGCCTGGGCGCTGCCATAACTGCCGCTATCCAACCTTTGACCGACGCAGTTGAGCCTGGTTGGACATACACCATCTGTGCAGGCTTTCTCTTGATTATTGTTCCCTTTTTCATCGCGTTGACTCGCTTTGGACCAGGTTGGCGGGCGGGCCGCATGAAGCGAGACACCACGGACCAGGGGGAGGGGAGGAATATTGTGCAAGTCATAGAAAGTAGAGAAGCGAAGGCTGCTTGA
- a CDS encoding organic solute transporter Ostalpha-domain-containing protein, which yields MAKCKEHPLDVDIDEKDLSIGLTTHGLLILIAALSCLVACLVSAYLIYKHAQNFTKPSQQRQVIRILFMVPVYSIACVCSILFYRYHIYIAATYEFYESLVIAAFFLLLCQFLHVNMTSLQADLAGLQPKPWIPPIRLVAYCFGNRTGKAPNGQRWFNTICVGILQFCIVKFLGALVKCTTEAAGVYCKESNNASHAKIWVMVIEIMSLVSAMMCLLQFYKEIRHRIAEHQPMLKFLAIKLVIMVFYIQSFVFSFITKPGGPVKPSEYISYPSWAVGIPNTLLCIEMAFASILHLYAFPYRPYQNSQTCGNEGSEALGRMDQSEGEYQGLNTADSHCDSIWSEGTKWSAKPQTSVRGAVLQALGFKEILQGIGKAIKWFFVLRRRQR from the exons ATGGCGAAATGCAAAGAGCAtcctcttgatgttgata TCGATGAAAAAGACTTGAGCATCGGACTAACGACTCATGGTCTTCTCATTCTTATCGCTGCTTTATCGTGTCTTGTGGCATGCCTGGTCTCGGCCTACCTGATCTACAAGCATGCACAAAATTTCACCAAGCCTTCGCAGCAGAGACA AGTAATTCGAATACTCTTCATGGTGCCTGTGTATTCCATTGCATGCGTCTGCAGTATACTCTTCTACCGATATCACATTTACATCGCCGCTACCTACGAGTTCTACGAATCGCTTGTTATCGCCGCTTTCTTTCTACTTCTCTGTCAATTTCTGCACGTCAACATGACTTCTTTGCAGGCTGATCTTGCCGGACTTCAGCCAAAGCCCTGGATACCCCCTATTCGTTTAGTTGCCTATTGCTTTGGCAACAGGACAGGGAAGGCTCCAAATGGCCAAAGATGGTTCAAT ACCATCTGCGTTGGTATACTGCAATTTTGCATTGTCAAGTTTCTTGGAGCGCTTGTCAAATGCACCACTGAAGCTGCAGGTGTGTATTGTAAAGAGTCAAACAACGCTTCACATGCTAAGATCTGG GTGATGGTGATTGAGATTATGTCCTTAGTTTCAGCCATGATGTGCCTGCTACAGTTTTACAAGGAAATCCGTCACCGAATTGCTGAACATCAACCCATGTTGAAGTTTCTGGCTATCAAGCTAGTTATCATGGTGTTCTATATCCAATCA TTTGTCTTCAGTTTTATCACTAAGCCTGGGGGACCTGTCAAGCCCAGTGAATACATATCCTACCCATCTTGGGCTGTCGGTATTCCAAATACGCTGCTCTGTATAGAGATGGCATTCGCGTCCATTCTCCACCTCTATGCCTTCCCGTATCGTCCATACCAAAACAGCCAGACTTGTGGTAACGAGGGTTCAGAAGCACTTGGACGAATGGATCAATCAGAAGGCGAGTACCAGGGGCTAAATACCGCAGACTCTCACTGCGACTCAATCTGGTCTGAGGGCACCAAGTGGTCTGCCAAACCTCAGACATCGGTCAGGGGTGCGGTGTTGCAAGCGCTCGGGTTCAAGGAGATTCTGCAGGGAATCGGGAAAGCTATAAAGTGGTTTTTTGTTTTGCGGAGGCGACAACGTTGA
- a CDS encoding uncharacterized protein (expressed protein) produces the protein MIDVNTSSDASEVSAPAQRRAHRKSRTGCRPCKTSRIKCDENRPFCKNCIRKEALCEYFDTKSRSRGCSANNVKILPVSYQSPVEVEPILPISPASSNLSSSDLFAGRTGSPAEQLLERQLLHHFVQMTQRATDIQATWLLWILEQATHSPYVLNGILGISAFHLRRFNEFDKALEVASHEYMACAIEGHRKELRSGMSKGNSSSVAAVCALVSIHANVNGYYLAGENDERMPHGWFISFRRSMNLFHTASPLIENPTISQEFKTIYPTIDKTTHPNPFSFLLYYNPTSTDINQEEVSICMPAVAYLSYIYAEMTTRKPLRFPAALSAKFIDLLKAKNPRALAISGYFFMVVKQGRQLWLIDGAPEREFDTIMRCLPREWWSVMDWAVRVLGWVDRRAE, from the exons ATGATTGACGTCAATACCTCATCCGATGCATCCGAGGTCTCAGCTCCCGCACAGCGTCGAGCACATCGCAAGTCAAGAACAGGCTGTAGACCATGCAAAACCAGCCGAATCAAA TGTGACGAGAATCGCCCGTTCTGCAAGAATTGCATTAGGAAGGAAGCGTTATGCGAATACTTTGACACAAAGTCTCGGTCAAGAGGCTGTTCAGCTAACAATGTGAAGATCCTTCCAGTGAGTTATCAATCACCGGTCGAGGTTGAGCCCATTCTTCCGATATCGCCGGCAAGTAGCAACTTGTCATCAAGCGACCTGTTTGCAGGGCGTACTGGATCGCCAGCGGAACAGTTGCTTGAACGCCAGCTATTGCATCACTTCGTTCAGATGACGCAGCGGGCAACTGATATTCAAGCCACATGGTTACTCTGGATTCTGGAGCAGGCTACTCATTCGCCGTATGTCCTCAATGGGATTCTCGGCATCTCCGCATTTCATCTACGACGGTTTAATGAATTTGATAAAGCGCTTGAGGTGGCTTCACACGAGTATATGGCTTGTGCAATAGAGGGCCATAGAAAGGAGTTGAGAAGTGGTATGAGTAAAGGAAACAGCTCGAGCGTTGCTGCAGTCTGCGCGCTCGTCTCTATTCATGCCAACGTGAACGGATACTATCTTGCGGGCGAGAATGACGAAAGGATGCCTCATGGCTGGTTCATCTCATTTAGGAGGTCTATGAACCTGTTTCATACGGCATCACCCTTGATCGAAAACCCGACAATCAGCCAAGAATTCAAGACCATCTATCCAACCATCGATAAAACGACTCATCCTAACCCTTTCAGCTTCttactatattataacccAACATCAACGGACATAAACCAGGAGGAGGTTTCTATTTGCATGCCAGCAGTGGCTTACCTCTCGTATATCTATGCAGAAATGACTACAAGGAAGCCACTTCGTTTCCCGGCCGCCCTATCAGCGAAATTCATAGATCTTCTTAAAGCAAAGAATCCTCGGGCTTTGGCTATCAGCGGGTACTTCTTTATGGTGGTAAAGCAGGGACGGCAACTCTGGTTAATTGATGGTGCGCCGGAACGAGAGTTTGATACTATTATGAGATGTTTGCCTAGGGAGTGGTGGTCGGTCATGGACTGGGCAGTCCGAGTGCTTGGGTGGGTCGATAGGAGGGCTGAATGA